Below is a genomic region from Streptomyces ferrugineus.
GACGCGTGACGGCTTCGAAGTGCAGTTCGGCACGAACCACCTGGGCCACTTCGCCCTGACGAACCTGCTCCTGCCGCACATCACGGACCGGGTGGTCACGCTCGCGTCGAGCGCCCACCGCATGGGCGACGGCAGGATCCACTTCGACGACCTGAACCTGACGGCGAACTACGGTCCGGGCCGCGCCTACGCCCAGTCGAAGCTGGCGAACCTGCTCTTCGTCCTGGAACTCCAGCGCCGGTTGACGGAGGCGGGATCCGCCGTCCGTGCGCTGGCGGCCCACCCCGGCTGGGCGGCCACCGGCCTCCAGAGCCACCACGGCAATCCGGTGATGCGGGGGATCATGCGGGTGGGCAACCGGTTCTTCGCCCAGGACGACCGGGCGGGCGCGCTGCCGACGCTGTACGCCGCCACGCAGGACCTTCCCGGCGCGAGCTACGTCGGCCCGGACGGTCTGGGCGAGTGGCGGGGCGCACCCACGCTCGTGGGGCGGACCACGGCGGCCAGTGACGCGGGCGTGGCGCGGCGGCTGTGGACGGCGTCGGAGGAGCTGACCGGGGTGAGCTGGCCGCTGGAGGCGGCGAGCAGCGGGGCCGGGGAGCGGGTGGCGGCCGAGCGTTAGTACGCGCCCCGCCGTCCCCGTCCGTGAACCCGCCCAGCCCTTGTACCCGGCCGGCCTACGACTCCGGCTGAGTCACCGTCAGCGCCCACCGGATGGTGTCCGCCGAGGCGTCGACGCCGATCACGAAGGACCCGGAGCGGACCACGCCGGGGTCCATGGTCACCGAGCCCACCGCGGCCTCCCCGGCCGGGCAGTCGACGGTGAACGCGGCGACCTCCGACTCCTGCGACATCGTCACCCGGACATCGCCGCCCCCTTCGCACGCCACCGTGAGCACGGTCGGCAGCTTCTCCCACGCGCCGCCGGACGCGACGCCGCCGTCCCCGGTCCACTCCTCCACCCACACCAGGCCCTCCGGCCCGGGATGCGGCAGCAGGACGTCGCCCGACGCGGCGGCGGGGCCGGTCGCGACGCCGATCAGCGCGCAGGCCGTGAGTGCCGTGACGGCGAGAGTGCGCTCGGTGCGTCTCATGGTCGTTCCCCCTGATGGTCGTATGGGCCCTGATGGTCGTATGGGCCCCACAGTCTGCCGTGCCGGATGACCTTGCGCCTGAGTACCCGTACTCAGGGGTAGGCCTGACACGGAGGTGGTCGAGCGATGTCGATGCCGAGCCTGCTCGGGGTGTTCGCGCACCCGGACGACGAGTCCCTGTTCTCGGGCGGCGTCCTCGCCCGGCACGCGGCCGCGGGCGCGCGTACCGGCGTGGTGACGGCGACCTGGACCCCGGACACGCCGCGCGGTGCCGAACTCGCCGAGGCGCTGCGGATCCTGGGCGCCGGAAGACCACGGATGCTCGGCTATGCCGACGGCGGCGTGCCGCACTCCGCGCCGGGCAGCCCGCGGCTGTGCGACGCGCCGCTCGACGAGGCGGTGGGCCGACTGGTCGCCCACATACGGCGGTTCCGGCCGGAGGTCGTGGTGACCCATGACGCCTACGGCGGCGTGACCGGCCACCCCGACCATGTGCACACCCACCGACTGACCACGCTCGCCGTCCAGGCGGCCGCGCTCGAACGGCTCTACCCGGACGCCGGCGACCCCTGGCGGCCGGGCGCCCTCTACCTGGCCACGCACCCCCACTCGGCCCTCGACGCGCTCAGCGAACTGGCCCGTGCGGGCAAGGGCATGAACACGGTCCCGGACGAGTGGATCAGCGCGACCGTCGACGTGCGCCCCTGGCTGGAGCGGAAGTGGGCCGCCGTACTGGCCCATCGCACCGAGGTGGAGCGGGGTGCCGCGCCGGGTCTGCTGGCCGGTTTCCCGGCGGCCGTACGGGAACGGATCCTCGCCACCGAGTGGTACATCCGGCAGGACACGGTGTCGTCGTCCGCGGCGTGCCGGACCGAGCTGACGGTTTGAAAGGGCGGCCGCTGAGTGAGACGCGCCAACCCCGGCGGGGCTACTCGGCCGGCGACGCGTCCCGCAGGGCCTTCGCGGTGACCGTCGGGTCGTAGCCGTCGGGGACGCCCTCGACCAGGATGATGTCGCCCGCGATGTGCCGTGAGCGCAGGGGTGCGATCTCCTGGTAGGCGGGCGAGTCCCACCAGGCCCGCGCCTTGGCGATCCCCGGGAAGCCGATCACCACGACGTGCCCGGGCCAACTGCCCTCCTTGGTCTCGTGCGGCGTGCCGTGCACCAGGAAGCGGCCGCCGTACGGCTCGAAGGTGGCGGTGATGCGCTCGATGTACTCGGCGATCTCCGGGTGCGGGGCGGCTTCCTGGAGGTGGGCGATGGCGTAGGCGGGCATGGCGTCCTTCCGTTCGGCTTCGTCCGGCTCGGCTTCGTCCGGTTGGGCTCCGTACGCCGATGAGAGTGGCAGGCGAGCCCGGTCGGCGTCGATGACCCGTCAGGTAAGGCGACGGTGTTTGACGCTCCTCTCACCTTCGTCGGACACAGTGACTCCGATGCCCCGGATGAAGCGCACCTCACGCCTGTCCCTGTACGCCGCCACCGTCCTCCTCGCCCTGCCCTCGGCCTCCGCCGCGGCCGCCGGCGCCGGCAGCGGTCCCTTCGGTGTGACCGTCACCGCCGTGGCGAGTGCGCACAGTGCGCGGGTCGGTGCGCTGTTCGCGGCCGGTCGGCGTGACCGTCTGCGCGGTGGCCACTTCTGCACCGCGTCCGTCGTGCACAGCCCTCACCGGGACCTCATCGTCACCGCCGCGCACTGCCTGGGCGGCGGAACGGCGGGCGAGCTGGTGTTCGTGCCCGGGTACCGGGACGGCGAGGCGCCGTACGGGGTGTGGCGGGTGGCGAAGTGGTTTCTGCCGGACGGGTGGGCCCAGGGGCGGGACGAGGACAGCGACGTGGCGTTCGCGGTGGTGCGGGATCGGGGTGGGGAGGGGGTCGAGGACGTGGTCGGAGGGAATCGGTTCGTCGTCGGTACGGCCGTCGGCGCCACGGCCGTGACCGTCACCGGGTATCCCAACTCCCGTGAGGTTCCGGTCAGTTGCAGTAACAAGCCCCGTCCTCACAACCGTACGCAACAACGCATCTCCTGCCCCGGCTTCGGCGGCGGGACCAGCGGCAGTCCATGGGTCGACGGAGAAGGGCAGGTCGTGGGCGTGCTCGGTGGGCACGAGGACGGCGGGGCCACGGCCGATGTGTCGTTCAGCGTGGTGTTCGGGGCGGAGGCGGCCGCGCTGTACCGCGAGAGTGTCGGTTGCGACGAGCCCCACGGGGGAAGCTCCTAAACTGGCGCGGGCGGACTCCGGCGGGGTGAGGGGCGGTTGACGGTGCGTAAGGCATGGATCGTGGCGGGCGCCGCTCTCGCGGCGGGGCTCAGCTTCGTGATGCTGCTCGTCATCGGGGTCTACCTCGTCGCCGGGAACCTCGCGGGCGGGATGGGCGGCGCCTCCAAGGCGCTGGCCAAGGGGGCCGTGCCCGCCGCCTACCAGGAACTCGTGCAGAAGTGGGGCAATCTGTGCCCCGCCATCAACCCCGCACTGCTCGCCGCCCAGCTCTACCAGGAGAGCGGCTTCAACCCGAACGCCAAGAGCCCGGCGGCGGCGCAGGGCATCGCGCAGTTCATCCCGGGGACCTGGGCCACGCACGGCATCGACGGCGACGGCGACGGCGACCGCGACGTCTGGGACCCGAAGGACGCGATTCCGTCGGCCGCGTCGTACGACTGCAAGCTCGCCTCCTACGTCAAGGACGTACCCGGCGACGCGACGCGGAACATGCTCGCCTCCTACAACGCCGGGGCGTACGCGGTCATCAAGTACCGGGGTGTGCCGCCGTACAAGGAGACCCAGAACTACGTGAAGACGATCACGAGCCTTCAGGAGAGCTTCGCGGCGCCCGTCAGCCGGGTGGATCCCAGCAAGCAGGCCGCCGGGGCGATTTACTACGCGCAGAAGAAGCTCGGCACGCCCTATCTCTGGGGCGGTGACGGAACCGCCGCGGACGGTGGGCGGTTCGACTGTTCGGGGCTGACGAAGGCCGCGTACGAAAGTGTCGGGATCTCGTTGCCCCGGGTGGCCAACGACCAGTGGAACGCGGGGCCGCATCCGGACCGGGACGAACTGCTGCCCGGGGATCTCGTGTTCTTCTCGGACGACCTCAACAACTCCCGGGCCATCCGGCATGTGGGGATTTATGTCGGTGGCGGATACATGATCGACGCACCGAGAACGGGTGCTGTGATCCGGTTCGACCCGATCGACACCCCGGACTACTTCGGAGCCACCCGGGTGACCGAAGATGGCGCGAAAGCGCTGCCGACGACGGTTTAGACGGAGCGTGAACCCACCCCCTGAGCTGCGGCGATGAGTATCTCTTCGATAACGTCTGCGTGATCATTCAGTGGAGTGTGGAACGTATCAACAGGGGCCGTGCGTTCCTGGTGTCGTAGCCGTCAGCGGATCTGCAACCACGGGGGTGGGAGAGCGGCGCACGTAAGTGTGCGCCGGAGGAACGACGAAGGGGCCGCGGCATCATGGCTGGACTCGCAGAATCCGGGTCGAACCCCGACGTCGAGCTGCTCTATGACATCAATGGCCTGGCCAAGGACGCGCCGCACTGGTTCGACCGGGTCATGGGCTACGTCGGTGAGTACGGAGTGCTGCTCGCCCTGGTCCTGCTCGTGCTGTGGTGCTGGTGGTCCGTGCGGCGGCGGGGCGAGGACGACGCCGCCTCGTCGGTGGCCGCACTGGTGTGGGCGCCGCTGGCCGCCGGGGTCGCGGTGCTGGTGAACGTGCCGATACGAGGGTTCGTCGAGCGGCCCCGGCCCTTCAAGTCCCACCAAGGGCTCGAAGTGCTCGTCACCGGCAAGACGGACTACTCCTTCGTCAGCGATCACGCGACCATCGCCATGGCCCTGGGTGTCGGGCTGTTCGTCGCGAACCGGAAGTTCGGGCTCGCCGGCATCGGGCTGGCGCTGCTCGAGGGGTTCTGCCGGGTCTACATGGGCGTGCACTATCCGACGGACGTCGTCGGTGGCTTCGCGCTGGGCACGGCCGTGGCGCTGCTGCTGTCGCCGCTGGCCATGGCCCTGCTGACACCGCTCATGTCCGCCATCGAGCGGTCGTCGCGGGGTGGGTGGCTGATCAGGGCGCGGGGGCGGTCCCGGGCGGGCGGCGGGCAGGAGCCGCTGATTCCGGAGGCGCGGAAGGACAGCGAGAGCGCGGGGGCGGAGGAGCGGGATCTGGCGGCCTAGCTGTACCCGGCCGGGAGGTTGGTGACACGCCCGCTACCGGTTGTTGATCATGGAGGGACCTCCGGGCGTAGTGGAGATTGCCGTCTTCACTCACCTCGGAGGTCCTGGTGGCCCACGCTAATGCCCGGCTGACCTTTCACGGCAGATGCCTGCTGGTGCGTCGCGTTGTCTTCGACCGGCGCCCGGTCGCGCACGTCGCCAAGGAACTGGGAGTCTCCCGGCAGTGTGCTCACCGCTGGGTCAATCGCTATCGGGTCGAGGGCTGGCCGGGGCTGCACGATCGCTCCAGCCGCCCCCGCACCTGCCCCACACGCACGCCGGCCGAGGTCGAGGAGCGTGTTCTTCAGGCCCGCCGACGCCTGCGCCGGGGACCCGAGCAGATCAGCGAGGCCACCGGGGTTCCGGCCCGGACCGTGACCCGGATCCTGCGCCGCCACCACATGCCGCCCCTGGCAGCCTGCGACCCGCTCACCGGGCAGGTCATCCGGGCGGTGCGCAAAAGCGCCGCACGCTACGAGTACAACCAGCCAGGCGGCCTGGTCCACGTGGACGTGAAGAAGCTCGGCAAAATCCCCGACGGCGGCGGCTGGCGCGCCCACGGCCGCAGCGAGGACGTCCGCGGCCGCGGCATCGGCTACGACTACGTGCACGCCGCCGTGGACGACCACTCCCGCCTGGCCTACGCCGAAATCCTGGCCGACGAGAAAGGCGTCACCTGCGCCGCGTTCCTCACCCGCGCGGCCGCGTTCTTCGCCGGCCACGGCATCGCCCGCATCGAGCGCGTGATGACCGACAACGCCCGCAACTACCGCACCTCCGGCTCCTTCCGCGACGCCTGCCAAACCCTGGGCGCACAGCAGAAGTTCACCCGGCCCCACTGCCCATGGACCAACGGCAAGGTCGAACGCTTCAACCGCACCCTGCAGGCCGAATGGGCCTACCACCAGGTCTTTGCCAGCAACACCGAACGCGCCGACGCACTCGCACCCTGGCTGCAGTTCTACAACACTGGCCGCCGACACACCGCGCTCGGCGGCCAGCCACCAATCAGCCGACTGTCACCAAAGTCATGACCGGGTACACCTAGCGCGTGTCTCTTTGATGGGTTGGTCGGTTGATCGGATGTGTCCGTCCGGTTAGTGATCACTGATGCGATGTGGGACCGGATCGAGCCGCTGATGCCGGCCGATCCGGTCCGCGGACGGCGATGGGCCGACCACCGCCGAACGCTCGAGGCCATCGCGTGGAAGTACCGCACCAACTCGCCCTGGCGGGACCTGCCCGACGAGCTCGGCTCATTCCAAACCGCTCACAAGAGGCTGATCAGATGGGCCGTCGACGGCACCTGGGAAATGATCCTTGCTGCCGTCCTGGCGGCGGCGGACGCCGACGACGACATCGACTGGACGGTGTCGGTGGACTCCACGGTCGTCCGGGCCCACCAGCATGCTGCCGGAGCACTCAAAAAGGGGCGGCTCACTGCGGCGAGCCCGCCGATCACGCGCTCGGACGTTCCCGCGGCGGGCTGAGCACCAAGGTTCACCTGGCCGCAGACGGCCACGCCCGGCCCCTCGCCTTCACCGTCACCGCAGGCCAGGCAGGTGATGCACCCGCCTTCGAGACGGTGATGTCCCGCATCCGCGTGCCCCGCACTGGCCCGGGCAGGCCCCGGACCCGGCCCCTGGCCGTTCTTGCCGACCGCGCGTATTCCTCACGTGCCATCCGCAGCCACCTGCGGCGCCGGGGCATCCGTGCGGTCATCCCGCAGCCGTCCGACCAAGTTGGCCACCGCCTGCGGCGAGGCCGACTCGGTGGCCGCCCGCCCGGCTTCGACAGCGAGGCGTACAAGCAGCGGAACACCGTCGAGCGGTGCATCAACCGCCTCAAGCAGTGGCGCGGCCTGGCCACACGAACCGACAAACTCGCGATCGCCTACCAGGCCGCACTCCACCTCGCGGGCATCCTCATCTGGACCCGACGCTGACCAAAGAGACAGAACCTAAAGCGTGTTGCAGAACGCTGTGATCAGGGCATTTCCCTTGCATGGGTGGGGTGTTGAGGGCTGAGCCGGTCTGGGTGGAGACGTTCACCGGTCTGCGGGCTGAGCAGTTCGGGCGGCTGCTAAGGGCGGTTCGGGAACGTGGTGGTGAGGGGTGCGGGTGGGGTCGTCCGTGGCGGCTTCCGCTGGCCGAGCGGGTGCTGCTGGTGGCTGTCTACTACCGCACGAACCTCACGATGCGGCAGCTCGCCCCGCTGTTCGGCATCTCCCCGGCGACCGTGTGCCGGGTGATCCAGCGGCTGGGGCCGCTGCTCGCGCTCGAGCCGGTACGTGCCCCGCAGGAGGCAGTCGAGCGGTTGTGGATCGTGGACGGCACCCTCATCCCGGTCCGTGACCGAGGTGTGGGTGCCTCCTCGCGTAACTACCGTTTCTCAGCAAACGTGCAGGTCATCGTGGACGCAGACACCCGGCTCGTGGTGGCCGCGGCCCGTCCGCTGCCGGGCACCACCGCGGACGCGCACGCCTGGCGGCGCTCCGGACTGGCCGAGCACTGCGAAGGCGTGACGGTGCTCGGCGACGGCGCTTATCTCAACACCGGCCTGATCGTCCCGCACCGCAAACGCCCCGGACGGCCGCTACTCAAGGGCGAAGAGGAGGACAACGCGGAGCACCGCAAGGTCCGCGCCCGTGTGGAGCATGTGATCGGACGGATGAAGAATTACAAGATCCTGCGTGACTGCCGGCAGCGCGGCGACGGCCTCCATCACGCCGTTCAGGCCGTCGCCCGCATGCACAACCTCGCCCTCACCGCGTGACCAGACGCGACAAACGCCCAGTTCAGCCTGCCTGATCACAGCGTTCTGCAACACGCTTTAGGCCCAGCGCGTCGGCCGCGGTGGGGCTGACGGTGGCGGTGGTCTGTGGTCTGTGGTCTGTGGTTTGTGGTCGTGCGGCTATAGCGCCTGCGGGTACGTGAAGAGACCCTCTGGGTCGTACTGCTTCTTCAGCTTCGTGAGGCGCGTCGCCGCGTCCCCGTAGTACGCCTTGCGCCAGTTCCGCAGGGTCGGGTCGGTGTAGTTCTGGTACGCGGCGCCCGAGGCGTACGGGCGCATCGCGTTGTGGGCCGACGTCAGCCAGGACTGGGCCGTGGTGCCCGAGGTGCCGGCGCGCCAGGAGGCGATGTACTGGGCCAGCACCCGGGAGCGGCGGTGCACGAACGCCGTCGCGGTGGGGGAGACGCGGTTGACCGCTCCGCCGAGGGCCGTGAGCGCGATGCTGCCGGAGCCGCCGCGGACCGACTCCATCTGCTTGAGCAGCGTCTGGATGCCCGCCGAGGACAGCGTACGGTCGAAGAAGTCCGACTTGGCGGTGTACGTCTCGCGGCCCAGCGCGCCCTGCGGGGAGCGGCCCGGGGTGGAGCCGGGGAGGTGGCACTGCGCGTCCGTGGCGAAGGACGAGCAGCCGGCGTACAGCTCCATCGACTCCTCGTACGAGCGGCGCTTGATCGAGACGTTGGTCGCGGGACCCGGGCCGCCGGGGCGGTCGGCCAGGCGGTCCACCGCGTTCTTGAGTTCGCCGTGGGTGCCCAGCGAGAACGCCGCCACGGTGATGGTCGGGGTGCCGCCCGCGTAGGCCGAGATGCTCAGGGCCGACCAGATCTCGTCGGGCTGGGTCGGGCCCCACTCCTGCCAGGACCTGATCAGCCTGGCCGCCTTGGACCAGGGCCAGGTCATGTACGCCGTGACGGCCTGCGGGGCGGGGTGGGTCTTGAACTGCAGTTCCGTGACGACGCCGAAGTTGCCGTTGCCGGCGCCGCGCAGGGCCCAGAAGAGGTCCTTGTGGGTGGTGGCGTTGGCGGTGAGCTGCTTGCCGTCGGCGGTGATGAGGGTGGCCTGGGTGAGGCTGTCGCAGGTCAGGCCGTAGGCGCGGGAGGTCACGCCGTGGCCGCCGCCGAGGGTGAGGCCGGAGACGCCGACGGAGGGGCAGGAGCCGGCGGGGATGGTGACGCCCTTGGCGGCGAGGGCCCGGTAGACGTCGATGAGCTTGGAGCCGGCGCCGACCACTGCGGTGTTGCCGGAGGCGCGGATGCGGTTGAGCTTGGAGACGTCGATGATCAGGCGGTTGTCGCCGGAGGACCAGCCGGCGTAGGAGTGGCCGCCGTTGCGGATGGCTGGGCGGAGGTTGTGGGCGCGGGCGTAGGCGAGGGTGGTGCGGATGTCGTCGGGGTGGGCGACGTAGGCGACCGCGGCGGGCTTCAGGGCGTCGAAGCGGGTGTTGTAGAGCTGGTGGGCGGACTTCCAGTCGGCGTCGCCCGGGCGGATGAGGGGGCCGTAGAGGTTCTGGGCGAGGGCGGTCCAGTTGGCGGGGGCGGCGGGGCGGGTGGCGGCGGTGGTTTGGGTGCGGGTGCGAGTGCCGGCGCTGTTGCCGTTGCTGTCGGTGCCGTAGCAGGCGGTTGCCGTCAGGGCGGTGAGGGCTGCTGCGGTGCCGCCGCCGATGAAGGTGCGCCGTTCCATGTCGCCTCCTGGGGGTTACGTGGAACGAGACGGGGTGCTGAGGGG
It encodes:
- a CDS encoding oxidoreductase — its product is MADNTKTKSRTKSGTKAWDATRLPDLTGRTAVVTGANSGIGLRAAEELAGAGAHVVFAVRDLERGRAAAATVNGSTEVRRLDLADLSSVREFAAGWEGRPLDILINNAGVMMVPQQRTRDGFEVQFGTNHLGHFALTNLLLPHITDRVVTLASSAHRMGDGRIHFDDLNLTANYGPGRAYAQSKLANLLFVLELQRRLTEAGSAVRALAAHPGWAATGLQSHHGNPVMRGIMRVGNRFFAQDDRAGALPTLYAATQDLPGASYVGPDGLGEWRGAPTLVGRTTAASDAGVARRLWTASEELTGVSWPLEAASSGAGERVAAER
- a CDS encoding PIG-L deacetylase family protein; this encodes MSMPSLLGVFAHPDDESLFSGGVLARHAAAGARTGVVTATWTPDTPRGAELAEALRILGAGRPRMLGYADGGVPHSAPGSPRLCDAPLDEAVGRLVAHIRRFRPEVVVTHDAYGGVTGHPDHVHTHRLTTLAVQAAALERLYPDAGDPWRPGALYLATHPHSALDALSELARAGKGMNTVPDEWISATVDVRPWLERKWAAVLAHRTEVERGAAPGLLAGFPAAVRERILATEWYIRQDTVSSSAACRTELTV
- a CDS encoding DUF1330 domain-containing protein; its protein translation is MPAYAIAHLQEAAPHPEIAEYIERITATFEPYGGRFLVHGTPHETKEGSWPGHVVVIGFPGIAKARAWWDSPAYQEIAPLRSRHIAGDIILVEGVPDGYDPTVTAKALRDASPAE
- a CDS encoding trypsin-like serine peptidase, with amino-acid sequence MKRTSRLSLYAATVLLALPSASAAAAGAGSGPFGVTVTAVASAHSARVGALFAAGRRDRLRGGHFCTASVVHSPHRDLIVTAAHCLGGGTAGELVFVPGYRDGEAPYGVWRVAKWFLPDGWAQGRDEDSDVAFAVVRDRGGEGVEDVVGGNRFVVGTAVGATAVTVTGYPNSREVPVSCSNKPRPHNRTQQRISCPGFGGGTSGSPWVDGEGQVVGVLGGHEDGGATADVSFSVVFGAEAAALYRESVGCDEPHGGSS
- a CDS encoding C40 family peptidase, translated to MTVRKAWIVAGAALAAGLSFVMLLVIGVYLVAGNLAGGMGGASKALAKGAVPAAYQELVQKWGNLCPAINPALLAAQLYQESGFNPNAKSPAAAQGIAQFIPGTWATHGIDGDGDGDRDVWDPKDAIPSAASYDCKLASYVKDVPGDATRNMLASYNAGAYAVIKYRGVPPYKETQNYVKTITSLQESFAAPVSRVDPSKQAAGAIYYAQKKLGTPYLWGGDGTAADGGRFDCSGLTKAAYESVGISLPRVANDQWNAGPHPDRDELLPGDLVFFSDDLNNSRAIRHVGIYVGGGYMIDAPRTGAVIRFDPIDTPDYFGATRVTEDGAKALPTTV
- a CDS encoding phosphatase PAP2 family protein: MAGLAESGSNPDVELLYDINGLAKDAPHWFDRVMGYVGEYGVLLALVLLVLWCWWSVRRRGEDDAASSVAALVWAPLAAGVAVLVNVPIRGFVERPRPFKSHQGLEVLVTGKTDYSFVSDHATIAMALGVGLFVANRKFGLAGIGLALLEGFCRVYMGVHYPTDVVGGFALGTAVALLLSPLAMALLTPLMSAIERSSRGGWLIRARGRSRAGGGQEPLIPEARKDSESAGAEERDLAA
- a CDS encoding IS481 family transposase is translated as MAHANARLTFHGRCLLVRRVVFDRRPVAHVAKELGVSRQCAHRWVNRYRVEGWPGLHDRSSRPRTCPTRTPAEVEERVLQARRRLRRGPEQISEATGVPARTVTRILRRHHMPPLAACDPLTGQVIRAVRKSAARYEYNQPGGLVHVDVKKLGKIPDGGGWRAHGRSEDVRGRGIGYDYVHAAVDDHSRLAYAEILADEKGVTCAAFLTRAAAFFAGHGIARIERVMTDNARNYRTSGSFRDACQTLGAQQKFTRPHCPWTNGKVERFNRTLQAEWAYHQVFASNTERADALAPWLQFYNTGRRHTALGGQPPISRLSPKS
- a CDS encoding IS5 family transposase (programmed frameshift), with protein sequence MWDRIEPLMPADPVRGRRWADHRRTLEAIAWKYRTNSPWRDLPDELGSFQTAHKRLIRWAVDGTWEMILAAVLAAADADDDIDWTVSVDSTVVRAHQHAAGALKKGAHCGEPADHALGRSRGGLSTKVHLAADGHARPLAFTVTAGQAGDAPAFETVMSRIRVPRTGPGRPRTRPLAVLADRAYSSRAIRSHLRRRGIRAVIPQPSDQVGHRLRRGRLGGRPPGFDSEAYKQRNTVERCINRLKQWRGLATRTDKLAIAYQAALHLAGILIWTRR
- a CDS encoding transposase family protein; the encoded protein is MGGVLRAEPVWVETFTGLRAEQFGRLLRAVRERGGEGCGWGRPWRLPLAERVLLVAVYYRTNLTMRQLAPLFGISPATVCRVIQRLGPLLALEPVRAPQEAVERLWIVDGTLIPVRDRGVGASSRNYRFSANVQVIVDADTRLVVAAARPLPGTTADAHAWRRSGLAEHCEGVTVLGDGAYLNTGLIVPHRKRPGRPLLKGEEEDNAEHRKVRARVEHVIGRMKNYKILRDCRQRGDGLHHAVQAVARMHNLALTA
- a CDS encoding FAD-binding oxidoreductase, which translates into the protein MERRTFIGGGTAAALTALTATACYGTDSNGNSAGTRTRTQTTAATRPAAPANWTALAQNLYGPLIRPGDADWKSAHQLYNTRFDALKPAAVAYVAHPDDIRTTLAYARAHNLRPAIRNGGHSYAGWSSGDNRLIIDVSKLNRIRASGNTAVVGAGSKLIDVYRALAAKGVTIPAGSCPSVGVSGLTLGGGHGVTSRAYGLTCDSLTQATLITADGKQLTANATTHKDLFWALRGAGNGNFGVVTELQFKTHPAPQAVTAYMTWPWSKAARLIRSWQEWGPTQPDEIWSALSISAYAGGTPTITVAAFSLGTHGELKNAVDRLADRPGGPGPATNVSIKRRSYEESMELYAGCSSFATDAQCHLPGSTPGRSPQGALGRETYTAKSDFFDRTLSSAGIQTLLKQMESVRGGSGSIALTALGGAVNRVSPTATAFVHRRSRVLAQYIASWRAGTSGTTAQSWLTSAHNAMRPYASGAAYQNYTDPTLRNWRKAYYGDAATRLTKLKKQYDPEGLFTYPQAL